One segment of Paenibacillus rhizovicinus DNA contains the following:
- a CDS encoding cache domain-containing sensor histidine kinase, giving the protein MSVTSYYLSRESVQSNTQSYTTELVKQVNKNIKSYVNGMTYMSDLVANNRTVQAYFSSSYGSESEEATMKEGIADFLGSMLVSRTDISSVNIFGNNDRYVLGRKGLELNPYTDIKAMKWYRDALAAGGENVISSSHVQPIFKDHYPWVVSLSRELVGPDGDQLGVFLVDLNFSVMNDMLKDIKLGQRGYVFIVDGNGKIVYHPQQQLIYSKLKSEMIDKVLAVKSGSFTSDEGRDSRMYTVQDSDFGWKIVGVSYVNELVANQDNMRLSFAILGLICIVIAILIAVILSQRVSRPIRQLEKYMKEVEKGNFDLHVPVPRTIEIGRLARAFNLMVGKIKELMSQVISDQEQKRQSEINALQAQINPHFLYNTLDSIVWMAQSNKNQEVIAMTSALAKLFRASISKGEELVPIRNEIEHIANYLKIQKMRYSDKLDYLIEVGDSVQHFLTIKVILQPIVENAIYHGIKKKRGPGWITITSEETEHDIALIVEDNGSGMDEETVRTLLFPAAKRAEGRGVGIRNVHERLQLYFGMQYGLSYKSLPGEGTTVTIRFPKNKAAAPQESET; this is encoded by the coding sequence ATGAGCGTAACCTCATATTATTTATCCAGAGAATCCGTTCAATCGAATACGCAGTCCTATACGACGGAGCTGGTCAAACAGGTCAACAAGAACATCAAGTCCTACGTGAACGGCATGACCTATATGTCCGATCTTGTCGCTAACAACCGCACGGTTCAGGCGTATTTCTCTTCTTCTTACGGAAGCGAGAGCGAAGAGGCGACGATGAAGGAGGGCATCGCTGACTTCCTCGGCTCCATGCTCGTGTCGCGCACCGACATCTCGTCCGTGAACATCTTCGGCAATAACGACCGCTACGTGCTCGGCCGCAAGGGTCTTGAGCTCAATCCCTATACCGATATCAAGGCGATGAAATGGTACCGGGATGCGCTTGCGGCCGGCGGCGAGAATGTCATTTCCTCTTCGCATGTGCAGCCGATTTTCAAAGACCATTACCCTTGGGTCGTTTCGCTCAGCAGAGAGCTTGTCGGTCCGGATGGCGATCAACTCGGCGTCTTCCTGGTCGATCTGAACTTCAGCGTCATGAACGATATGTTGAAAGATATCAAGCTTGGACAGCGGGGTTACGTCTTCATCGTCGACGGGAACGGCAAGATCGTCTATCACCCGCAGCAGCAGCTGATCTACAGCAAACTGAAATCCGAAATGATCGACAAGGTGCTGGCCGTGAAGAGCGGTTCGTTCACCAGCGACGAAGGCCGAGACAGCCGGATGTACACGGTCCAGGATTCGGATTTCGGATGGAAAATCGTCGGCGTATCCTACGTGAACGAGCTTGTCGCCAACCAGGATAACATGCGATTGAGTTTCGCCATACTCGGACTCATCTGTATCGTGATTGCCATCCTGATCGCCGTCATCTTGTCGCAGCGCGTCAGCCGGCCGATCCGGCAGCTGGAGAAGTACATGAAGGAAGTGGAGAAGGGGAATTTTGACCTGCATGTTCCGGTGCCGAGAACGATCGAGATCGGCCGGTTGGCGAGGGCGTTCAATCTCATGGTAGGCAAGATCAAAGAACTGATGTCGCAGGTCATCTCGGATCAAGAGCAGAAGCGGCAGAGCGAGATCAACGCGCTTCAGGCGCAGATCAACCCGCATTTTCTGTACAATACGCTCGATTCCATCGTCTGGATGGCGCAGAGCAACAAGAACCAGGAAGTGATCGCGATGACGTCGGCGCTCGCCAAGCTGTTCCGCGCTTCCATCAGCAAAGGCGAGGAACTGGTGCCAATCCGAAACGAGATCGAGCATATCGCGAACTATTTGAAGATACAGAAGATGCGGTACAGCGACAAGCTGGATTACTTGATCGAGGTCGGCGATTCAGTGCAGCACTTCTTGACGATTAAAGTCATTCTGCAGCCGATCGTCGAGAACGCGATTTACCACGGGATCAAGAAGAAACGAGGGCCCGGGTGGATTACGATTACTTCCGAGGAGACCGAGCATGACATCGCGTTGATCGTCGAGGACAATGGCAGCGGGATGGACGAAGAGACTGTCCGCACGCTGTTGTTTCCTGCCGCCAAGCGGGCGGAAGGGCGAGGCGTCGGCATCCGCAACGTGCACGAGCGGCTTCAGCTTTATTTCGGCATGCAATACGGATTGAGCTACAAGAGCCTTCCGGGCGAAGGAACGACGGTCACCATTCGCTTCCCCAAGAACAAGGCCGCTGCCCCCCAGGAGAGTGAGACATGA
- a CDS encoding copper amine oxidase N-terminal domain-containing protein, with protein MLKYFASAALAGCVLLSCSSAYAALYVNGSVKQEDAITLDGRTLVKLRALTDPSWLVFAYDVKTHIVMAHTKDKSRFLQLRVGEKTALVNGKQVMLDVPAVNRNGFTYVPLRFVSEALGVYIVNDAKEKRVIVRTPAGQEAYNTLLSGDLAEARRIAINLTRVTDGTPPSIGSDVEGWHSTTYTFPEGQALRFTVEMLGATSYYEMNEEGLPVLRWSAYPDKQQEWGKKPEFGASVYFADEFMGGLLEYGKRDAAGKTVQNWRIYDTDNPQGWNIMPIDGEKRVDARP; from the coding sequence ATGTTGAAATATTTCGCAAGCGCTGCACTTGCCGGATGTGTCTTGCTGTCATGCTCATCCGCTTATGCCGCCCTCTACGTCAACGGGAGCGTCAAGCAAGAAGATGCCATAACGTTAGACGGCCGTACGCTCGTGAAATTGCGTGCGTTGACCGATCCCTCATGGCTCGTGTTCGCTTACGACGTCAAGACGCATATCGTGATGGCGCACACCAAAGATAAAAGCAGGTTTCTGCAGCTCCGGGTAGGCGAGAAGACGGCGCTGGTCAATGGGAAGCAAGTGATGTTGGACGTGCCGGCTGTGAATAGGAACGGTTTTACGTACGTTCCGCTGCGCTTCGTAAGCGAGGCTCTGGGCGTCTACATCGTGAATGATGCGAAGGAGAAACGCGTCATTGTTCGTACGCCGGCCGGTCAGGAGGCGTACAATACGTTGTTGAGCGGGGATCTGGCCGAAGCGCGGCGAATCGCGATCAATCTCACGCGCGTCACTGACGGGACTCCCCCGTCGATCGGATCGGATGTGGAAGGGTGGCATTCGACGACGTATACGTTTCCGGAAGGGCAAGCTTTGCGATTCACGGTGGAAATGCTGGGTGCAACCAGTTATTACGAGATGAACGAAGAGGGGCTCCCCGTGCTCCGATGGAGCGCATATCCCGACAAACAGCAGGAGTGGGGGAAGAAGCCTGAATTCGGAGCCAGCGTCTATTTCGCAGATGAATTCATGGGCGGACTGCTCGAGTACGGGAAGCGCGATGCAGCCGGCAAAACCGTGCAAAACTGGCGTATCTACGATACGGACAATCCTCAAGGCTGGAACATCATGCCAATCGACGGGGAGAAACGCGTGGATGCACGACCGTAG
- a CDS encoding response regulator — MYKLVIVDDEVLVREAIKCQTNWAELGFECVGDCEDGEDALAFMAREQVDVVLTDIGMPFMDGLELTRELSVKNPAVKVIILTGYDDFDYAQQAVKLQTVDYILKPITPSELGAVLLKLRAEMDGERNKERDYEQLKRQLAENMPVLKERFLERMTTAKMSDKEKSEGWDYFQLAWEGDCLIELAMDVDEFKWDHAATVTDEQLIRFAVFNVAQELIGAREGTEVFRDRENRVLALLSGDDPAELQERALLTAEEVHQAVTAILPAKLSIGIGCPCGLRDDIPSAHQTALSALEYRFVIGSNTIIRLSDLERREKPGLLAVVAWENELATRLKTGTLEEIDQWVDRLFAAIREQLLPLPVCQMYLQRIVLTLMHTFYELDHGVTPLAETEDSPLSELAALGSLDNTQAWMRRLCRKAVTVIRSMRENQSAVQVTKAIAYVKEHYRNPELSLISVCKHISMSPSYFSVLFKQHTGKTFIEFVTQERMERAKELLGLTAMKSYEIAYEVGYSDPHYFSGAFKKHWGDTPTDYRQKLTTKKA; from the coding sequence ATGTACAAACTTGTAATCGTAGACGATGAAGTGCTGGTGCGGGAAGCGATCAAGTGCCAGACGAACTGGGCCGAGCTCGGCTTCGAATGTGTCGGCGACTGCGAGGACGGTGAAGACGCGCTGGCATTCATGGCACGCGAGCAGGTTGACGTCGTGCTGACGGACATCGGCATGCCCTTCATGGACGGACTGGAGCTGACACGCGAGCTGTCTGTAAAGAATCCCGCCGTCAAAGTGATCATTCTGACCGGGTACGACGATTTCGATTACGCGCAGCAGGCGGTGAAGCTGCAAACGGTGGACTATATTTTGAAACCGATCACACCCTCCGAGCTCGGCGCCGTGCTGCTGAAGCTGCGTGCCGAGATGGACGGGGAGCGGAACAAGGAAAGGGATTACGAGCAGCTGAAGCGCCAGCTTGCTGAGAATATGCCCGTGTTGAAAGAGCGGTTCCTCGAGCGGATGACGACGGCGAAGATGTCGGACAAGGAGAAGAGCGAGGGCTGGGACTATTTTCAACTGGCATGGGAAGGTGACTGCCTGATCGAGCTCGCGATGGATGTTGATGAATTCAAGTGGGACCATGCAGCAACGGTCACGGACGAGCAGCTCATCCGGTTCGCCGTCTTCAATGTCGCGCAAGAGCTGATCGGCGCGCGAGAAGGTACGGAAGTTTTCCGCGATCGGGAGAACCGCGTGCTTGCGCTGTTATCCGGGGACGATCCGGCTGAGCTGCAGGAGCGCGCGCTATTGACCGCCGAAGAGGTGCATCAAGCGGTAACGGCCATACTGCCTGCCAAGTTATCCATCGGCATCGGCTGTCCGTGCGGCCTGCGGGACGATATTCCTTCCGCTCATCAGACCGCATTGTCGGCGTTGGAATACCGCTTCGTCATCGGCTCCAACACGATAATCCGGCTCTCCGACCTAGAACGCCGTGAGAAGCCGGGGCTGCTCGCAGTCGTCGCCTGGGAGAACGAGCTGGCTACGAGGCTTAAGACGGGAACGCTCGAAGAAATCGACCAGTGGGTCGACCGTTTGTTCGCCGCGATTCGCGAGCAGCTGCTTCCGCTGCCTGTCTGCCAAATGTATCTCCAGCGGATCGTTCTGACGTTGATGCATACGTTCTATGAGCTCGATCATGGCGTGACGCCTCTGGCAGAGACCGAGGACAGCCCGCTATCGGAACTGGCCGCGCTCGGATCGCTTGACAACACGCAGGCATGGATGCGGCGGCTGTGCCGCAAGGCAGTCACCGTGATTCGCAGCATGCGCGAGAATCAAAGCGCCGTTCAAGTGACCAAGGCGATCGCGTACGTGAAGGAGCATTATAGAAATCCGGAGTTGTCGCTGATTTCAGTATGCAAGCACATCTCCATGAGCCCCAGCTACTTCAGCGTGCTCTTCAAGCAGCATACGGGCAAAACCTTCATCGAATTCGTCACGCAGGAGCGAATGGAACGGGCAAAGGAACTGCTCGGGCTGACGGCGATGAAGAGCTACGAAATCGCCTACGAAGTCGGCTACAGCGATCCTCATTATTTCAGCGGCGCGTTCAAGAAGCATTGGGGCGACACGCCGACCGACTACCGACAAAAACTGACGACGAAGAAAGCGTGA
- a CDS encoding ABC transporter permease: MKRTTLALGRQPGSRHMAFNSGFLQQFLAFGSLIVLVLVFSLASENFFQFSNIVGILLSTAVTGVLALGATFVIITGGIDLSVGTVMTLSAVMTGVSISFWGTPIWIGLIVGILTGALCGFVSGWAVSRLRIPPFIATLAVMMIAKGLALVISGTKPVYFTNAPGFSNIALGSVLEKLIPGFSIPNAVLIFFGAAIIGSVILTRTIIGRYNFAIGSNEEATRLSGVNVSFWKIVIYTMTGAFTGIAGILIASRLYSAQPALGQGYELEAIAAVVIGGTSLSGGKGTIVGTVIGALIMSVLTNGLRILSVPQEWQTVVVGIVIFLAVYVDILRRKKTA, translated from the coding sequence ATGAAAAGGACTACGCTGGCGCTCGGCCGGCAGCCGGGAAGCCGGCATATGGCTTTCAATTCCGGATTTTTGCAGCAATTTCTTGCATTCGGCAGTTTGATCGTACTGGTGCTCGTATTCTCGCTGGCGTCGGAGAACTTCTTCCAATTCTCGAATATCGTCGGCATTCTGCTCTCGACCGCGGTGACTGGCGTTCTGGCTCTAGGCGCCACCTTCGTCATCATTACGGGCGGCATCGATCTCTCGGTCGGCACCGTCATGACGCTGAGTGCCGTTATGACCGGCGTGAGCATCTCGTTCTGGGGAACGCCGATCTGGATCGGGCTGATCGTCGGCATCTTGACTGGCGCCCTCTGCGGCTTCGTCTCCGGCTGGGCGGTCTCGCGGCTGCGCATACCGCCATTCATCGCGACGCTCGCCGTGATGATGATCGCCAAAGGACTCGCCCTCGTCATCTCCGGAACGAAGCCGGTTTATTTCACCAACGCGCCTGGGTTCTCGAATATCGCGCTTGGCTCCGTCTTGGAGAAACTCATTCCCGGCTTTTCGATCCCGAACGCCGTCCTGATCTTCTTCGGCGCCGCGATAATCGGCAGCGTGATCCTGACGCGAACGATCATCGGCCGGTACAACTTCGCCATCGGCAGCAACGAAGAAGCGACCCGCTTGTCCGGCGTGAACGTCAGCTTCTGGAAAATCGTCATCTACACGATGACGGGCGCTTTCACAGGCATTGCAGGCATTCTGATCGCTTCGCGGCTGTATTCGGCCCAGCCGGCGCTTGGCCAAGGCTATGAATTGGAAGCGATCGCGGCCGTCGTCATCGGCGGCACGTCCTTAAGCGGCGGCAAAGGCACTATCGTCGGCACGGTTATCGGCGCGCTGATCATGAGCGTGTTGACGAACGGCCTGCGCATCTTGTCGGTGCCGCAGGAATGGCAAACCGTCGTCGTCGGCATCGTTATTTTCCTGGCCGTCTATGTCGATATCCTGCGTCGGAAGAAAACGGCTTAA
- a CDS encoding class I SAM-dependent methyltransferase, which produces MSEIIDYYSKFDEWGRLDREPLEFKVNWHFIQSYLPSSGQILDNGAGPGKYAMALAKQGYQVTLTDLTPRLVDVAKEKAEELNLVNQFADFLVRDARDLADLKDGQFDAALMLGPLYHLQAETDRIQAVRELHRVTRTGGTVFVAVRPRIRKILTALMSPSQWKPLDNLSEIQAFQQTGIFNHANQGRFTGAYFFNIADIRPFFEQHGFETISLVSSTGIGGRLTQENWDYWAARGEEEQLMELIYESADDPYILGATGSHLLYIGRKK; this is translated from the coding sequence GTGAGCGAAATCATCGATTATTACTCTAAGTTCGACGAGTGGGGACGGCTTGACCGCGAGCCATTGGAGTTCAAAGTGAATTGGCATTTCATTCAATCTTACCTTCCCTCATCCGGTCAAATTCTCGACAATGGGGCCGGTCCCGGCAAATACGCGATGGCATTGGCGAAACAGGGTTATCAGGTTACGCTGACGGATTTGACGCCGAGGCTGGTGGACGTTGCCAAGGAGAAAGCCGAGGAACTTAACCTCGTTAATCAATTCGCTGATTTTCTGGTACGGGATGCGAGGGACCTGGCCGACTTGAAGGACGGGCAATTCGATGCCGCGCTCATGTTAGGGCCCTTGTATCATCTGCAGGCGGAGACGGATCGGATTCAAGCCGTACGGGAATTGCATCGGGTTACGAGAACCGGCGGAACTGTATTCGTGGCGGTCAGACCGCGCATCCGGAAGATATTAACGGCATTAATGTCTCCATCGCAGTGGAAGCCGTTAGACAACTTATCGGAGATCCAAGCTTTTCAGCAGACGGGAATTTTCAATCATGCCAATCAAGGCCGATTCACGGGCGCTTATTTCTTCAATATCGCGGATATCCGGCCTTTCTTTGAACAGCATGGATTCGAAACGATATCCCTAGTGTCCTCTACGGGGATCGGCGGCCGATTGACGCAAGAAAACTGGGATTATTGGGCCGCGCGCGGCGAAGAAGAGCAGTTGATGGAGCTCATATACGAATCGGCTGATGATCCGTATATTTTGGGAGCGACGGGTTCGCATTTGCTCTATATTGGCCGGAAAAAATAG
- a CDS encoding substrate-binding domain-containing protein yields MIARSYRRPLWVIAALVFLALTVWYGLTRFSKAEPIDIEVIIKSTDDSIEFWQVMKSGIEVAANEFGAHVEVTGSRTEADVDEQIALVAQAMDKKPDAIILAANDSSRLVPVSELAAKRGIDFFIVDSGIDSDIAKSIVATDNIKAGQEAGMQMRRQLHVPGKVAIIKHVQTAASLKDREKGVRSILEGEKGITLLETFDAEGQQENAYEITKKLIREQPDLSGIVGLNEPASVGAGQAIREMNLQDRIKLIGFDSSKNEIKLLEEGVMQATIIQKPFQMGYLSIKTAVDAIRHRSVPKDIDTGSLVITKQNMYDEENQKLLFPYYDK; encoded by the coding sequence ATGATCGCGCGCAGTTATAGACGCCCCTTATGGGTTATCGCCGCTCTCGTCTTCCTCGCGTTGACGGTTTGGTATGGTTTGACGCGATTTTCGAAAGCGGAACCGATCGATATCGAGGTCATTATTAAGTCGACGGACGATTCCATCGAATTCTGGCAAGTGATGAAGTCCGGCATCGAGGTAGCGGCGAACGAATTCGGCGCGCATGTGGAGGTGACCGGCTCCAGGACGGAGGCCGACGTGGACGAGCAGATTGCGCTCGTTGCGCAAGCGATGGACAAGAAGCCGGATGCGATCATTCTCGCGGCGAACGACTCCAGCCGGCTCGTGCCCGTCTCCGAACTGGCGGCAAAGCGCGGGATCGACTTCTTCATCGTCGATTCGGGCATCGATTCGGATATCGCGAAGAGCATCGTCGCGACGGACAATATCAAGGCCGGCCAAGAGGCGGGCATGCAGATGCGCAGGCAGCTTCACGTTCCGGGAAAAGTCGCCATTATCAAGCATGTGCAGACGGCCGCTTCCCTGAAGGATAGGGAGAAAGGCGTGCGTTCGATACTGGAGGGCGAGAAGGGCATCACGCTGCTCGAGACTTTCGACGCGGAAGGGCAGCAGGAGAATGCCTACGAAATCACGAAAAAGCTCATTCGCGAGCAGCCGGATCTGAGCGGCATCGTCGGGTTGAACGAGCCTGCCAGCGTCGGCGCTGGGCAAGCGATCCGGGAGATGAACCTGCAAGATCGCATCAAGCTGATCGGCTTCGACAGCTCGAAGAACGAGATCAAGCTGCTGGAAGAGGGGGTCATGCAGGCCACTATCATCCAGAAGCCCTTCCAGATGGGTTACTTAAGCATCAAGACAGCGGTGGACGCGATCCGTCACCGGTCGGTTCCGAAGGACATCGACACCGGCTCGCTGGTCATCACGAAACAGAACATGTATGACGAAGAGAATCAGAAGCTGCTGTTTCCGTATTACGATAAATAG
- a CDS encoding glycosyl hydrolase family 18 protein — MNRTKPLHHTTVYLLIVGMIASLFQQPMTAAAAAPAASTATTTKTATAAVTKAGLPYDDIRSNYATEAIVNMTKLNFITGTGERRFEPDKAITRAEFVTLIDRLLGMEPVSGAIPAFADVLPAAWFYNWVETAIQLNLVQGTSPALFEPQRPVSREEAAVILARAWKQPLIPSSSVQDGLYSDQKQIDTWALPSVERLSRIRLMTGDQDGFRPLDSITRQEAAVLMNRAWTHAGWKDKLLASPSAAIQLGWQYGQTTKQFEQQVSQSVVNTVSPRWFFLGSSGGLEDQTDLSLLTWAHKQNKKVWAMVGNHASQETTHAMLSDSNQQRSFIQQLANRVRSSGIDGLNIDFENMMPEDRNAFTSFITALHQALNTVPAVLTVNVSPDFGTDWTDVFDYAALSANADYIVLMGYDEHWGGDPVPGSVSSLPWLRLGIDQILKKAPASKVILAMPLYTRDWTLGANGAYTSQGIDLLGQNRIVQAKKSVTKWDDTLGQYTSEYVDQLLLHRIWLEDGRSLTRKANLANAYSLAGCAYWYMGGESSDVWSSLRNANKFNHYDFS; from the coding sequence ATGAATCGAACCAAACCACTCCATCATACGACGGTTTATTTACTTATAGTCGGTATGATCGCGTCCTTATTCCAACAGCCTATGACTGCCGCGGCGGCGGCCCCTGCTGCATCAACGGCGACAACGACCAAGACAGCGACAGCCGCCGTGACGAAGGCCGGTCTTCCCTACGACGACATTCGATCCAACTATGCGACCGAAGCCATCGTGAATATGACGAAGCTGAATTTCATTACGGGGACAGGCGAGCGTCGGTTCGAGCCCGACAAAGCGATTACCCGCGCGGAATTCGTGACCTTGATCGACCGTTTGCTCGGCATGGAGCCGGTCTCCGGCGCGATTCCCGCCTTTGCCGACGTATTGCCTGCAGCCTGGTTCTATAACTGGGTAGAGACGGCTATTCAACTGAATCTCGTCCAAGGGACATCGCCTGCGTTATTCGAGCCGCAGCGTCCTGTCAGCCGCGAAGAAGCGGCCGTCATACTGGCCCGGGCATGGAAACAGCCATTAATCCCCTCGTCCAGCGTGCAGGACGGACTATATTCCGATCAGAAGCAAATTGACACCTGGGCTCTCCCGTCTGTCGAACGATTATCTCGGATCCGACTGATGACCGGCGATCAAGACGGTTTCCGTCCCTTGGATTCCATCACGAGACAAGAAGCCGCCGTTCTGATGAATCGGGCGTGGACGCATGCGGGTTGGAAGGATAAGCTGCTTGCTTCGCCGTCCGCCGCGATTCAGCTTGGCTGGCAGTATGGGCAGACGACCAAACAATTCGAGCAGCAAGTCTCGCAATCCGTCGTGAACACCGTTTCTCCCCGTTGGTTTTTCCTTGGAAGTTCAGGAGGGCTCGAAGACCAAACGGACCTTTCCCTGCTGACTTGGGCGCATAAGCAGAACAAGAAGGTATGGGCGATGGTCGGCAACCACGCCAGCCAGGAAACGACGCATGCGATGTTGTCCGACTCGAATCAACAGCGATCGTTCATCCAACAATTGGCGAACCGCGTCCGGAGCAGCGGCATCGACGGTTTGAATATCGATTTCGAGAACATGATGCCCGAGGACCGGAATGCATTCACAAGCTTTATTACGGCGCTCCATCAAGCATTGAATACCGTTCCGGCCGTATTGACCGTGAACGTCTCTCCTGATTTCGGGACGGATTGGACCGACGTGTTCGATTATGCGGCCTTGTCCGCTAACGCCGACTATATCGTGCTGATGGGCTATGACGAACATTGGGGCGGGGATCCGGTACCCGGCTCGGTCTCGTCTTTGCCTTGGCTGCGACTAGGCATTGATCAAATACTGAAGAAAGCGCCTGCCAGCAAAGTCATTCTTGCTATGCCGCTCTATACGCGGGATTGGACGCTTGGCGCGAACGGTGCATATACTTCCCAAGGAATCGACTTGCTTGGACAGAATCGTATCGTGCAAGCAAAGAAGTCCGTCACGAAATGGGATGATACGCTTGGACAGTATACCTCGGAGTATGTCGACCAGCTTCTTCTGCATCGCATATGGCTCGAAGACGGCCGCTCGCTGACTCGCAAGGCAAACCTGGCGAATGCTTATTCGCTTGCCGGTTGCGCGTACTGGTACATGGGCGGTGAAAGCAGCGACGTATGGTCCAGCCTGCGCAACGCGAATAAGTTCAATCATTATGATTTCAGTTGA
- a CDS encoding sugar ABC transporter ATP-binding protein, translating to MSEQLVVMTGIEKHFAGVHALKGCRFELLSGEVHALVGENGAGKSTMMKILTGVYQKDEGDIVFKGHAVDFSDTRAAQKLGISMIHQELNLAPDLTVAQNIFIGREPRRLGGLLLDDKTMNHRTEQLLRQMHLDIDPGTLVSDLTVAKQQMVEIVKAISYESQVLIMDEPTAALSEAEIEELFAMIEKLRARGVGIVYISHRMAELQRICDRVTVMRDGSYIDTVKTKAITVEQIIAMMVGRELYAAANARQRTESEQIVLEVKGLNRGKAIKNVGFQLRKGEILGMAGLIGAGRTEVARALFGADPIDSGEIYIQGQKVAITNPHHAVQHGIGYLSEDRKRYGCLVDMDVKSNVGVASFKRFSRFSWMKNARIEQAADQVVDSLKVKTPSVHQLMRHLSGGNQQKVIIGKWLTKDCDILIFDEPTRGIDVGAKSEIYKLLDQLASDGKAIIMISSELPEILRLSHRVLVMCEGRITADLDNDEGLTQERIMQYATNREEALLVNRRG from the coding sequence ATGAGCGAACAACTCGTTGTCATGACCGGCATTGAGAAGCATTTTGCCGGCGTGCATGCGCTTAAAGGCTGCCGATTCGAATTGCTGTCCGGCGAAGTGCACGCGCTTGTCGGCGAGAACGGCGCCGGGAAGTCAACGATGATGAAGATCTTGACGGGCGTTTACCAGAAGGACGAAGGCGACATCGTCTTCAAGGGCCACGCGGTCGATTTTTCGGATACGAGGGCCGCGCAGAAGCTCGGCATTAGCATGATTCACCAAGAGCTGAATCTGGCTCCGGATTTAACCGTCGCCCAGAATATCTTCATCGGGCGGGAACCGCGCCGGCTTGGCGGCCTGCTGCTCGACGATAAGACCATGAACCATCGAACGGAGCAGCTGCTGAGGCAGATGCATCTCGATATCGATCCGGGCACGCTCGTAAGCGATTTGACCGTAGCCAAGCAGCAGATGGTCGAGATCGTCAAGGCGATTTCGTATGAATCGCAGGTGCTGATCATGGATGAACCGACGGCGGCGCTGAGCGAGGCGGAGATCGAAGAACTGTTCGCGATGATCGAGAAGCTGCGCGCCCGCGGGGTAGGAATCGTATACATCTCGCACCGGATGGCCGAGCTGCAGCGGATATGCGACCGCGTCACCGTTATGCGGGATGGCAGCTATATCGACACGGTCAAGACGAAAGCGATCACGGTCGAGCAGATTATCGCGATGATGGTTGGCCGGGAGCTCTATGCTGCGGCGAATGCGCGGCAGCGCACGGAAAGCGAGCAGATCGTGCTTGAAGTAAAGGGATTGAACCGGGGCAAAGCAATCAAGAATGTCGGCTTCCAATTGCGCAAAGGCGAGATTCTCGGCATGGCCGGGCTGATCGGGGCCGGACGGACGGAGGTAGCCAGGGCGCTGTTCGGTGCCGACCCCATCGATTCGGGCGAGATCTATATCCAGGGGCAGAAGGTAGCCATTACGAATCCCCATCACGCCGTTCAGCACGGTATCGGCTACTTGTCGGAAGACCGCAAACGGTACGGCTGTCTGGTGGATATGGATGTGAAGTCGAACGTAGGCGTGGCATCGTTCAAGCGCTTCTCGCGATTCTCTTGGATGAAGAATGCCCGGATCGAGCAGGCGGCCGATCAGGTCGTCGACAGCCTGAAGGTCAAGACGCCGAGCGTACATCAGCTGATGAGGCATCTGTCCGGCGGCAATCAGCAGAAAGTGATCATCGGCAAGTGGCTGACGAAGGATTGCGACATTCTCATCTTCGACGAGCCGACGCGGGGAATCGATGTCGGCGCGAAGAGCGAAATTTATAAACTGCTGGATCAGTTGGCAAGCGATGGCAAGGCCATCATTATGATCAGCTCGGAGCTTCCCGAGATCTTGAGGCTCAGCCATCGTGTCCTCGTCATGTGCGAAGGACGAATCACGGCTGATTTAGACAACGACGAAGGCCTCACGCAGGAGAGGATCATGCAATACGCAACGAACAGAGAAGAAGCGCTTCTTGTCAATCGGAGGGGATAG